A single window of Ferrimonas balearica DSM 9799 DNA harbors:
- a CDS encoding antibiotic biosynthesis monooxygenase family protein, producing MFVVIFRAQVVQLDARYSTMAAQLRERALNQFGCLEFVAVTEGDEEIALSYWDSEAAIQAWRENSEHQVAQTLGKASWYQHYSVEVAQIQRRYQRGS from the coding sequence ATGTTCGTCGTGATCTTCCGCGCCCAGGTGGTGCAGCTCGATGCCCGTTACAGCACCATGGCCGCCCAATTGCGCGAACGCGCCCTGAACCAGTTTGGTTGCCTCGAGTTTGTGGCCGTTACCGAAGGTGATGAGGAGATCGCCCTCTCCTACTGGGATTCAGAAGCCGCCATTCAAGCCTGGCGTGAGAACAGCGAACATCAGGTCGCCCAGACATTGGGTAAAGCGAGCTGGTATCAGCACTACTCCGTTGAGGTGGCGCAGATACAGCGCCGTTATCAACGGGGCAGCTAA
- a CDS encoding acyltransferase — protein sequence MSARRPDIFYIHLLRFIAAIAVIAIHVLGPLRGGYGVIPDHQWFGAVSINALTRWAVPVFMMISGALLLSDTRPFDNRHYLQRRLGKVVVPFIGWTLIYAAVGGFSGGQWSASDTLAIIEASPNEPVWYHLWFFYDFIPLYFVIPLLAPLLHRMDPERVKLLIAAWMLLTLMHLLKVETPLRQNILLYTGYLVLGWYLFNRDNRPQLKIWLVLGIGSALLNVIGTWYASEAKGAYSSLFMGYKTLNTVLIGGMLFVLAQSYADRIGAGAKKVITSISTYSLGIYLVHPLLLIPVRDLENGVYGWFGHTLIGIPVITVVTLLVAWAITAALARIPAINRLVP from the coding sequence ATGAGCGCACGTCGCCCGGACATCTTCTACATCCACCTGCTGCGGTTTATCGCCGCCATCGCCGTAATCGCCATCCACGTCCTCGGCCCATTGCGGGGGGGATATGGCGTCATTCCTGACCACCAATGGTTTGGTGCCGTCAGCATCAACGCCCTGACCCGCTGGGCAGTACCGGTGTTTATGATGATCAGCGGTGCCCTGCTGCTGTCCGATACCCGCCCGTTTGACAACCGCCACTACCTCCAGCGACGGCTGGGCAAAGTGGTGGTGCCCTTTATCGGCTGGACCCTAATCTACGCCGCCGTCGGCGGATTCAGCGGCGGCCAGTGGTCGGCATCCGACACGCTGGCGATCATTGAAGCCTCCCCCAACGAACCGGTCTGGTACCACCTCTGGTTTTTCTACGACTTCATTCCGCTCTACTTCGTGATTCCGCTGTTGGCGCCGTTGCTGCACCGGATGGACCCGGAGCGGGTCAAACTGCTGATCGCCGCCTGGATGCTGCTGACCCTGATGCACCTGCTTAAGGTGGAGACGCCGTTGCGTCAAAACATTCTGCTCTACACCGGTTACCTGGTGCTGGGCTGGTACCTGTTTAACCGGGATAACCGCCCGCAGCTGAAAATCTGGCTGGTTCTGGGGATTGGCTCTGCGCTGCTCAACGTCATCGGCACCTGGTACGCCTCCGAAGCCAAAGGCGCCTACAGCTCGCTGTTTATGGGATACAAAACCCTGAATACGGTGTTGATCGGCGGCATGCTGTTTGTGCTGGCCCAGAGCTACGCGGACCGCATCGGTGCTGGCGCCAAGAAGGTGATCACCTCCATCTCCACCTACAGCCTGGGGATCTACCTGGTGCACCCGTTGTTGCTGATCCCGGTACGGGATCTGGAGAACGGGGTTTATGGCTGGTTTGGCCACACCCTGATCGGCATTCCGGTTATTACCGTGGTGACGCTGCTGGTGGCCTGGGCCATCACGGCCGCACTGGCACGGATCCCGGCCATTAACCGACTGGTACCCTGA
- a CDS encoding methyl-accepting chemotaxis protein encodes MNESKPGFWDPYLIRLTIKEKLLLISVTPIIALLVFASLFIQADIDANAASLEQSLVGKTRDQAALFAHLDEDNRARLVASLQNGTILKQGDPALVPAGEILSRGGFQYYSAEILPGIYLQYRQPVANANSVIAEHKTLLVAILAVVILTLFVSYTVRRFITGSLAFMQEVMRQAANNDLTVRMNFDPGRDDLRPLANHIDELIATRQRVVRDLRGISERMQAASHSLESQASNSKELAVDQRLHLDTLASAMEEMTATVREVANHAEQTSVETRQASRDAENGHEQIQTTIATIEQLVTEVHSASSAVSQVNTNADRIDAVVTTINGISEQTNLLALNAAIEAARAGHQGRGFAVVADEVRSLAGRTQAATVEIQKMIEELQAGTRNLEELMARTVDRAEQGQNLVSRAGQDLMQIAQHSDKVFAMSSQIATAAEQQSSVANEISGNLMQIRNQSHELEQSAVESVDASQAVRGTADGMQQQLMGLKI; translated from the coding sequence ATGAACGAAAGTAAACCCGGCTTCTGGGACCCCTACCTTATCCGCCTGACCATCAAAGAGAAGCTGTTGCTTATCTCGGTCACCCCTATCATCGCCCTTCTGGTCTTTGCCAGCCTCTTTATCCAGGCCGATATCGACGCCAATGCGGCCAGTCTCGAACAATCACTGGTGGGCAAAACCCGAGATCAGGCCGCCCTCTTCGCCCATCTCGACGAAGACAATCGGGCCCGTCTGGTCGCCAGCCTGCAAAACGGCACCATCCTTAAGCAGGGTGACCCCGCTCTGGTGCCCGCGGGTGAGATCCTAAGCCGCGGCGGCTTCCAGTACTACAGCGCCGAAATCCTTCCCGGCATCTACCTGCAGTACCGCCAGCCCGTTGCCAACGCCAACTCGGTGATTGCGGAGCATAAAACCCTGCTGGTGGCGATCCTGGCGGTGGTGATACTGACCCTCTTTGTCTCCTACACCGTGCGTCGCTTTATCACCGGCAGTCTCGCCTTTATGCAGGAGGTGATGCGCCAGGCCGCCAACAACGACCTGACGGTGCGGATGAACTTTGATCCCGGCCGCGATGACCTGCGTCCTCTGGCCAACCACATCGATGAGCTGATCGCCACCCGCCAGCGGGTTGTCCGTGACCTGCGCGGCATCTCCGAGCGGATGCAGGCGGCTTCCCACTCATTGGAAAGCCAGGCCAGCAACAGCAAGGAACTGGCGGTGGACCAGCGTCTTCATCTGGATACCCTGGCCTCAGCCATGGAGGAGATGACCGCCACCGTGCGTGAGGTGGCCAACCACGCCGAGCAAACCTCAGTGGAAACCCGCCAGGCGTCTCGGGATGCCGAAAACGGCCACGAACAGATTCAAACCACCATCGCCACCATTGAGCAACTGGTGACGGAGGTGCACAGCGCCTCCAGCGCGGTCAGTCAGGTCAACACCAACGCGGATCGCATCGATGCGGTGGTGACCACCATCAACGGCATCTCTGAGCAAACCAACCTGCTTGCCCTCAACGCCGCCATTGAGGCCGCCCGAGCCGGCCATCAGGGCCGCGGTTTTGCTGTGGTGGCGGACGAAGTGCGCTCCCTGGCCGGACGGACTCAGGCCGCCACGGTGGAGATCCAGAAGATGATTGAGGAGCTGCAGGCCGGCACCCGAAACCTGGAGGAGCTGATGGCCCGCACGGTAGACCGGGCCGAGCAGGGCCAGAACCTGGTCAGCCGCGCCGGTCAGGACCTGATGCAGATTGCCCAGCACTCCGACAAGGTGTTTGCCATGAGCAGCCAGATCGCCACCGCCGCCGAGCAGCAAAGCAGCGTGGCCAACGAGATCTCCGGCAACCTGATGCAGATCCGCAACCAGTCCCACGAACTGGAGCAATCCGCGGTGGAATCGGTGGACGCCAGCCAGGCAGTGCGGGGCACTGCCGACGGCATGCAGCAGCAGCTGATGGGGCTGAAGATCTGA
- the pheS gene encoding phenylalanine--tRNA ligase subunit alpha, whose translation MQQLAEIVAQALAAIEATDDLKALDDIRVNYLGKKGEITALMKSLGQLSAEERPAAGQQINAGKQQVQQALNARIETLQSAALNAKLAEEAVDVTLPGRKLATGGLHPVNRTIERIEAFFADLGFDVASGPEVEDGFHNFDALNIPPHHPARTDHDTFFFNPDLMLRTHTSGVQIRTMEANKPPIRVICPGRVYRNDYDQTHTPMFHQVEGLLVAEKVSFAELKGVLYDFLRNFFEEDLDVRFRPSYFPFTEPSAEVDVRRKDGKWLEVLGCGMVHPKVLESVGIDPEKYAGFAFGMGVERLTMLRYGVNDLRAFFENDLRFLKQFQ comes from the coding sequence ATGCAGCAACTAGCAGAGATTGTCGCTCAGGCGTTGGCCGCCATCGAGGCGACCGACGATCTGAAAGCGCTCGATGATATCCGGGTAAACTACCTGGGTAAGAAGGGTGAGATCACCGCCCTGATGAAATCCTTGGGACAGTTGTCCGCCGAGGAGCGCCCCGCAGCGGGCCAACAGATCAATGCCGGTAAGCAGCAGGTTCAGCAGGCGCTCAACGCCCGTATTGAAACCCTGCAAAGCGCCGCCCTCAACGCCAAACTGGCTGAGGAAGCCGTGGATGTCACCCTGCCGGGCCGTAAACTGGCCACCGGCGGCCTGCACCCGGTAAACCGTACCATCGAACGCATCGAAGCTTTCTTTGCCGATCTGGGCTTCGACGTCGCGTCTGGTCCGGAAGTGGAAGACGGCTTCCATAACTTCGATGCGCTGAACATTCCGCCCCATCATCCGGCGCGGACCGATCACGATACCTTCTTCTTTAATCCTGATCTGATGCTGCGCACCCACACCAGTGGCGTGCAGATCCGGACCATGGAAGCGAATAAGCCGCCGATCCGAGTGATCTGCCCGGGCCGTGTATACCGCAACGACTACGACCAGACCCACACCCCGATGTTCCACCAGGTGGAAGGTCTGCTGGTGGCGGAGAAGGTCTCCTTCGCGGAGCTCAAAGGCGTGCTGTACGACTTCCTGCGTAACTTCTTCGAGGAAGATCTGGACGTGCGTTTCCGCCCCTCCTACTTCCCCTTCACTGAGCCGTCTGCCGAAGTGGACGTGCGCCGCAAAGACGGCAAGTGGCTGGAAGTACTGGGCTGCGGCATGGTGCACCCGAAGGTGCTGGAATCCGTTGGCATCGATCCGGAGAAATACGCCGGTTTCGCCTTCGGTATGGGCGTTGAGCGTCTGACCATGCTGCGCTACGGCGTGAATGATCTGCGCGCGTTCTTCGAGAACGACCTGCGCTTCCTGAAACAGTTCCAGTAA
- the pheT gene encoding phenylalanine--tRNA ligase subunit beta, with protein sequence MKFSESWLREWVNPAISTEELSEQISMAGLEVDGVDPVAADFHGVVVGEVVECGQHPDADKLRVTKVNVGGEELLDIVCGASNCRLGLKVAVATVGAELPGGFKIKKAKLRGQPSHGMLCSFTELGIDVEADGIIELPADAPIGTDIREYLALNDNAIEVDLTPNRADCLGLAGLAREVGVLNRIAVNEPEVAAVEASIDAVHGIRVDAPEHCPRYLGRVVKNINVKAETPLWMQEKLRRGGIRSIDAVVDITNFLLLEYGQPMHAFDLAKLNGDIQVRLAAAGDKLTLLDGNEVEPRADTLLIADDNGPLALAGIFGGEHSGVTTETTDVLLECAFFNPLSIIGKARSYGLHTDSSHRFERGVDPQLQAKVMERATALLLSICGGEAGPVVEVKSDAHLPQPATITLRRAKLDALLGHVISDEDVSEILTRLGCEVTVVDGGWQAKAPSWRFDMAIEQDLIEEVARIYGYNNIPNLAPVAELTMTDHTEAKLPLKRVRSLLVDRGYQEAITYSFVDPKQQVRLHPGIEPMVLPNPISSEMSAMRLSLWTGLLGAVAHNQARQQNRVRLFESGLRFIPDANEAMGVRQEPVLAAVIAGTQSDEHWDMAAKTVDFFDLKGDLEAVLALTNTPYEFSFRAAQHPALHPGQCAEILKGDEVVGLIGAIHPQHEKKLGLNGRTIVFEIAQSAILERQLPEAKPVSRFPANRRDIAIVVDESVGGGDVEKVIRKVGGNQLVAVNLFDVYRGKGVNEGQKSLAIALTLQDVERTLEEKEIAQAVENIVATLKSEFNAQLRD encoded by the coding sequence ATGAAATTTAGTGAATCCTGGTTGCGGGAGTGGGTAAACCCTGCCATCTCCACCGAGGAACTGTCTGAGCAGATCTCCATGGCCGGCCTGGAAGTGGACGGTGTGGACCCGGTTGCCGCCGATTTCCACGGCGTGGTCGTGGGTGAGGTGGTGGAGTGCGGTCAGCACCCGGACGCCGACAAACTGCGCGTGACCAAAGTGAACGTCGGTGGCGAAGAGCTGCTGGACATCGTTTGTGGTGCCTCCAACTGCCGCCTCGGCCTGAAAGTGGCTGTTGCTACCGTGGGCGCTGAACTGCCCGGCGGTTTCAAGATCAAGAAAGCCAAGCTGCGCGGCCAGCCGTCTCACGGCATGCTGTGCTCCTTCACCGAGTTGGGCATCGACGTTGAAGCCGATGGCATCATCGAGCTGCCAGCGGACGCCCCGATCGGTACCGACATCCGTGAATACCTGGCCCTGAACGACAACGCCATCGAGGTTGACCTGACCCCGAACCGCGCTGACTGTCTGGGTCTGGCCGGCCTGGCCCGCGAAGTGGGTGTACTGAACCGTATCGCCGTCAACGAGCCGGAAGTGGCTGCCGTTGAAGCCAGCATTGACGCCGTACACGGCATCCGTGTTGACGCCCCTGAGCACTGCCCGCGCTACCTGGGCCGTGTGGTGAAGAACATCAATGTCAAAGCCGAAACCCCGCTGTGGATGCAGGAAAAACTGCGTCGTGGCGGCATTCGCAGCATTGACGCTGTGGTCGACATCACCAACTTCCTGCTGCTGGAATACGGCCAGCCGATGCACGCCTTTGACCTGGCCAAACTGAATGGCGACATTCAGGTGCGCCTGGCCGCTGCCGGCGACAAGCTGACCCTGCTCGACGGCAACGAAGTGGAGCCCCGCGCGGACACTCTGCTGATCGCCGACGATAACGGTCCGCTGGCGCTGGCGGGCATCTTCGGTGGCGAGCACAGTGGTGTAACCACGGAAACCACCGATGTGCTGCTGGAGTGCGCGTTCTTCAACCCGCTCTCCATCATCGGTAAAGCCCGTTCCTACGGCCTGCACACCGACTCCTCCCACCGTTTCGAGCGCGGCGTTGACCCGCAGCTGCAAGCCAAGGTGATGGAGCGTGCCACCGCACTGCTGCTGTCCATCTGTGGCGGCGAAGCCGGTCCGGTTGTTGAAGTGAAGTCCGATGCGCACCTGCCGCAGCCGGCCACCATCACCCTGCGTCGCGCCAAGCTGGACGCGCTGCTGGGTCATGTGATCAGCGACGAAGACGTGTCTGAAATCCTGACTCGCCTGGGCTGTGAAGTGACCGTCGTCGACGGCGGCTGGCAGGCGAAAGCCCCGAGCTGGCGTTTCGACATGGCGATCGAGCAGGACCTGATTGAGGAAGTGGCCCGCATCTACGGCTACAACAACATCCCCAATCTGGCCCCGGTCGCTGAACTGACCATGACCGACCACACCGAAGCCAAGCTGCCGCTCAAGCGCGTTCGCAGCCTGCTGGTGGACCGCGGTTACCAGGAAGCGATCACCTACAGCTTCGTTGACCCGAAACAGCAGGTCCGCCTGCACCCGGGCATCGAGCCGATGGTTCTGCCGAACCCGATCTCCTCCGAGATGTCCGCCATGCGTCTGTCTCTGTGGACCGGTCTGCTGGGCGCTGTTGCCCACAACCAGGCCCGTCAGCAGAACCGCGTGCGCCTGTTCGAAAGCGGCCTGCGCTTTATCCCGGATGCCAACGAGGCGATGGGTGTACGTCAGGAGCCGGTACTGGCTGCCGTGATTGCGGGCACCCAGAGCGATGAACATTGGGACATGGCCGCCAAGACCGTCGACTTCTTCGACCTGAAAGGCGACCTGGAAGCGGTACTGGCCCTGACCAATACTCCGTACGAGTTCAGCTTCCGTGCTGCCCAGCACCCGGCGCTGCATCCCGGCCAGTGTGCCGAGATCCTCAAGGGTGACGAAGTGGTTGGCCTGATTGGTGCCATCCATCCGCAACACGAGAAGAAGCTGGGCCTCAACGGCCGCACCATCGTGTTCGAGATCGCCCAGTCAGCGATCCTGGAGCGCCAACTGCCGGAAGCCAAGCCGGTTTCCCGCTTCCCGGCCAACCGTCGGGACATCGCCATCGTGGTTGATGAGTCGGTAGGTGGCGGTGACGTTGAAAAAGTGATACGAAAAGTTGGCGGAAATCAGTTGGTTGCCGTAAACTTGTTTGACGTATATCGTGGGAAAGGTGTCAACGAGGGTCAAAAGAGTCTGGCGATTGCACTGACCTTGCAGGATGTCGAGCGCACCCTGGAAGAGAAGGAGATCGCACAAGCGGTTGAGAACATCGTTGCCACTTTGAAGTCAGAGTTCAACGCACAGTTGAGGGACTGA